In Vespa velutina chromosome 1, iVesVel2.1, whole genome shotgun sequence, the following proteins share a genomic window:
- the LOC124954586 gene encoding uncharacterized protein LOC124954586 isoform X2 — MAYFQSNEKTVNSTKAKEYRLYVANIPVELNKGGVLQIFKHYGTVSGLFYLPNTTWAFVTYGTYREAECAIRNLHDKPPLRLQISFGKKMIMEEINQEKIYIKESPEIYEDITQDYQYDEKAYIDIVEKGNHNNALYKRNFLPKISTDMYHANDGLLYPVPTDHYIYDPYENAETDYKNTLWARGKITVTNDGKRHVSYGRGYTSYEIPDTEILIKKNYDKRVNGLYEHGQDALKQKLGTCVCCNRITPVRCSKCYAFYCSKECQITDWPRHKIECQQIPTLIEDVKSLSTSSSEEQINVTNLAQAHKTLRRPKQSIEVLLNKNVEIGNNKCIEVNNTESSEKQNVENNFQVKNINKNDKIEHKEYKLDTTEKEVANKCTNKNNFDVTKIDKDIVFQKDTFLSKARFTQVKIIGFSGRREFWVHKVDQDMIFQGMMLDLQNIVKKMPKTDPIIGNIYGYKFENLWYRTKIISLNPIKIFYIDHGITETVEINDFREIDDLKTMIPFTRKIRLNKNTKKKYENFKINHVIYVKVIGYEENVIIVDVKNENGNSNNPNGSFKFESQSNIKSCTTVTKDSTSKITSNLSSDEERNKNEDKKNKNKTVPHTLPNVIDLLSVNLSGFLKVNVVLQNKTYGITLRPSDLNCDFKRIVTELPEKCASVKLNHEYKPNIGELICCQEENGEWYRGYAVTLHPIKQFAILDKTKVIPVKKIVPYPAEFLNICIFGVVCEITTDNFKLSTNNHYEFKVINCKGEVSIEIQIDDKNKATGILRRWEPKPEQSGIQLSKLKNGSEVCITFYHSHYLMYVRSLETEDSEKFNKLMQRLAKCAQSAEYLKEPPVLGEMIMAQYIDYNFYRAIVTKIQGKEVNISYIDFGNTEKISWKKLRILPDDLKMHQSCAAKICLKDVPTDIVMTKEVTDYLLDLTGREVPLKCNFESFKDGVYLTMANGESINDKIKKLLVPSWEKENHEDNRVYLINDMNIVPLGDVGQTVNVLVLSTIKEGVDYFMCPLDIEVITHVHEILPSLINKYCEKTDYYIPRKNELCLGLYNDNWYRAVCLSPTGPTGKSIVFYIDYGNCEEVPHKDIRPMIQDFLIPSALASMCTIVNLAPKDENGSYSSEVLKRISELINPNEICLAKIIDFDSEGNYRIELPDEKKRLPIQDKYDECSNKVPLRGFIT, encoded by the exons ATGGCTTATTTtcaatcaaatgaaaaaacagTAAATTCCac CAAAGCGAAAGAGTATAGGCTCTATGTGGCTAATATACCTGTGGAACTAAACaag ggTGGCgttttgcaaatttttaaGCATTATGGAACAGTAAGTGGGCTTTTCTATCTTCCAAATACAACATGGGCTTTTGTTACGTATGGAACGTATCGTGAAGCTGAATGTGCTATTAGAAATCTTCATGATAAACCGCCATTACGTCTACAAATATCATTTggtaaaaaaatgataatggaagaaataaaccaggagaaaatatatattaaagaatctCCAGAAATTTATGAAGATATAACGCAAGATTATCAATATGATGAGAAAGCATA catAGATAttgtagaaaaaggaaaccaCAATAATGCACTTTATAAACGCAACTTTCTACCTAAAATATCTACTGATATGTATCATGCAAATGATGGTTTGTTATATCCAGTACCTActgatcattatatatatgatccaTATGAGAATGCAGAGactgattataaaaatacattatggGCAAG aggCAAAATAACAGTAACAAACGATGGAAAAAGACATGTTTCCTATGGACGTGGTTATACCTCATATGAAATACCTGACACtgaaatattgattaaaaaaaattatgataaacgtgttaat gGTTTATATGAACATGGACAAGATGCTTTGAAGCAAAAGTTAGGAACATGTGTATGTTGTAACAGAATAACGCCCGTGAGATGTAGTAAATGTTATGCCTTCTATTGTAGCAAAGAATGTCAAATAACAGATTGGCCACGTCATAAAATTGAATGTCAACAAATACC tacACTGATAGAGGATGTAAAATCTTTATCAACGTCAAGCAGCGAAGAACAAATTAACGTAACGAACTTGGCACAAGCTCATAAAACATTACGTCGTCCAAAACAATCAATAGaagttttgttaaataaaaatgtagaaattGGAAATAACAAATGTATAGAAGTTAATAATACTGAATCTTCCGAGAAacaaaatgttgaaaataattttcaagttaagaatataaataaaaatgataagataGAACATAAAGAATACAAATTGGATACAACTGAAAAAGAAGTTGCAAATAAAtgtacaaacaaaaataattttgatgttacgaaaattgataaagataTAGTATTTCAAAAAGAcacatttttatcaaaagcAAGATTCACACAAGTTAAAATCATAGGATTTTCaggaagaagagaattttGGGTACACAAAGTGGACCAAGACATGATCTTTCAAGGAATGATGCTTGATTTGCAAAATATAGTTAAGAAAATGCCTAAAACAGATCCGATTATTGGTAATATATACGGTTACAAATTTGAAAATCTGTGGTATAgaacaaagataatatctCTCAATCCCATTAAGATTTTTTACATTGATCATGGCATTACTGAAACGgttgaaataaatgattttcgtGAAATCGACGATTTAAAGACCATGATACCatttacaagaaaaattcgtttaaataaaaatacaaaaaaaaaatatgaaaattttaaaataaatcacgTAATATATGTAAAGGTTATTGGTTATGAAGAAAATGTGATTATAGTAgatgtaaaaaatgaaaatggaaataGTAACAATCCAAATGGATCTTTCAAGTTCGAgtcacaatcaaatattaaaagttgTACAACAGTAACTAAGGATAGTACTTCTAAGATTACTTCCAATCTTTCTtcagacgaagaaagaaacaaaaacgaggataaaaaaaataaaaataaaacagtacCACATACGTTACCAAACGTGATTGACCTTTTATCAGTAAATTTATCTGGATTTTTGAAAGTTAATGTAGTACTCCAAAACAAAACATATGGGATTACCCTTCGACCAAGCGATTTGAATTGTGATTTCAAACGAATTGTAACAGAATTACCTGAAAAATGTGCTTctgtaaaattaaatcatgAATACAA ACCAAATATTGGAGAGTTAATATGTTGTCAAGAAGAGAATGGTGAATGGTATAGAGGTTATGCAGTAACTCTCCATCCAATAAAACAATTTGCAATATTGGATAAGACAAAAGTAATACCTGTTAAGAAAATTGTACCGTATCCTGCcgaatttcttaatatatgcatatttggTGTTGTCTGTGAAATAACTacagataattttaaattatca acaaataatcattatgaatttaaagtaataaattgtAAAGGTGAAGTTAGCATTGAAATTCAAATAGACGACAAAAATAAAGCAACAGGTATTTTAAGACGATGGGAACCAAAACCTGAACAAAGTGGCATTCAGTTATCTAAATTGAAAAATGGGTCTGAG GTTTGCATTACTTTTTATCACAGTCATTATTTAATGTATGTTCGCTCTCTGGAAACAGAAGATTcagagaaatttaataaactcATGCAAAGGCTTGCAAAATGTGCTCAATCtg CTGAATATCTCAAAGAGCCTCCGGTATTAGGGGAGATGATAATGGCACAAtacattgattataatttttatcgtgcAATTGTTACAAAGATACAGGGGAAAgaagtaaatatttcttatatagatTTTGGAAATACTGAAAAAATATCATGGAAGAAATTACGAATATTACCTGATGATTTGAAAATG CATCAATCATGTGCtgcaaaaatttgtttaaaagatGTACCAACTGATATTGTTATGACCAAAGAAGTGACGGATTATCTTCTTGATCTAACAGGTAGAGAAGTACctttaaaatgtaattttgaaTCCTTTAAAGATGGTGTATATTTAACTATGGCAAATGGAGAaagtattaatgataaaataaaaaaattacttgtACCAAgttgggaaaaagaaaatcatgaag ATAATAGAGTTTATCTGATAAACGATATGAATATAGTTCCTTTGGGAGATGTTGGTCAAACCGTTAATGTTTTGGTCTTGTCGACTATTAAAGAAGGTGTTGACTATTTCATGTGTCCTTTGGATATTGAAGTGATAACACATGTTCACGAAATTTTGCCCTCATTG ataaataaatactgtGAAAAAACGGATTATTATATTCCTCGAAAGAATGAGTTATGTTTAGGTTTGTACAATGATAATTGGTATCGCGCAGTATGTTTATCTCCAACGGGACCGACAGGTAAatctattgtattttatatcgattatggAAACTGCGAGGAAGTTCCACACAAAGATATTAGACCAATGATTCAAGATTTTTTAATACCATCTGCTCTTGCTAGCATGTGCACTATTGTTA ATTTGGCTCCAAAAGACGAAAATGGATCTTATTCTTCtgaagtattaaaaagaatttcggAATTAATTAATCCCAATGAAATTTGTCTAGCTAAAATCATTGATTTTGATAGCGAAGGAAATTATAGGATTGAACTTCCAGAT gaaaaaaaaaggcttCCGATACAGGACAAATACGATGAATGTTCAAATAAGGTACCCTTACGAGggtttattacataa
- the LOC124954586 gene encoding uncharacterized protein LOC124954586 isoform X1: protein MAYFQSNEKTVNSTKAKEYRLYVANIPVELNKGGVLQIFKHYGTVSGLFYLPNTTWAFVTYGTYREAECAIRNLHDKPPLRLQISFGKKMIMEEINQEKIYIKESPEIYEDITQDYQYDEKAYIDIVEKGNHNNALYKRNFLPKISTDMYHANDGLLYPVPTDHYIYDPYENAETDYKNTLWARGKITVTNDGKRHVSYGRGYTSYEIPDTEILIKKNYDKRVNGLYEHGQDALKQKLGTCVCCNRITPVRCSKCYAFYCSKECQITDWPRHKIECQQIPTLIEDVKSLSTSSSEEQINVTNLAQAHKTLRRPKQSIEVLLNKNVEIGNNKCIEVNNTESSEKQNVENNFQVKNINKNDKIEHKEYKLDTTEKEVANKCTNKNNFDVTKIDKDIVFQKDTFLSKARFTQVKIIGFSGRREFWVHKVDQDMIFQGMMLDLQNIVKKMPKTDPIIGNIYGYKFENLWYRTKIISLNPIKIFYIDHGITETVEINDFREIDDLKTMIPFTRKIRLNKNTKKKYENFKINHVIYVKVIGYEENVIIVDVKNENGNSNNPNGSFKFESQSNIKSCTTVTKDSTSKITSNLSSDEERNKNEDKKNKNKTVPHTLPNVIDLLSVNLSGFLKVNVVLQNKTYGITLRPSDLNCDFKRIVTELPEKCASVKLNHEYKPNIGELICCQEENGEWYRGYAVTLHPIKQFAILDKTKVIPVKKIVPYPAEFLNICIFGVVCEITTDNFKLSTNNHYEFKVINCKGEVSIEIQIDDKNKATGILRRWEPKPEQSGIQLSKLKNGSEVCITFYHSHYLMYVRSLETEDSEKFNKLMQRLAKCAQSAEYLKEPPVLGEMIMAQYIDYNFYRAIVTKIQGKEVNISYIDFGNTEKISWKKLRILPDDLKMHQSCAAKICLKDVPTDIVMTKEVTDYLLDLTGREVPLKCNFESFKDGVYLTMANGESINDKIKKLLVPSWEKENHEDNRVYLINDMNIVPLGDVGQTVNVLVLSTIKEGVDYFMCPLDIEVITHVHEILPSLINKYCEKTDYYIPRKNELCLGLYNDNWYRAVCLSPTGPTGKSIVFYIDYGNCEEVPHKDIRPMIQDFLIPSALASMCTIVNLAPKDENGSYSSEVLKRISELINPNEICLAKIIDFDSEGNYRIELPDLFKKEKKKNNEKGNKKNNSILLIKYLPVKIVQYKKCL, encoded by the exons ATGGCTTATTTtcaatcaaatgaaaaaacagTAAATTCCac CAAAGCGAAAGAGTATAGGCTCTATGTGGCTAATATACCTGTGGAACTAAACaag ggTGGCgttttgcaaatttttaaGCATTATGGAACAGTAAGTGGGCTTTTCTATCTTCCAAATACAACATGGGCTTTTGTTACGTATGGAACGTATCGTGAAGCTGAATGTGCTATTAGAAATCTTCATGATAAACCGCCATTACGTCTACAAATATCATTTggtaaaaaaatgataatggaagaaataaaccaggagaaaatatatattaaagaatctCCAGAAATTTATGAAGATATAACGCAAGATTATCAATATGATGAGAAAGCATA catAGATAttgtagaaaaaggaaaccaCAATAATGCACTTTATAAACGCAACTTTCTACCTAAAATATCTACTGATATGTATCATGCAAATGATGGTTTGTTATATCCAGTACCTActgatcattatatatatgatccaTATGAGAATGCAGAGactgattataaaaatacattatggGCAAG aggCAAAATAACAGTAACAAACGATGGAAAAAGACATGTTTCCTATGGACGTGGTTATACCTCATATGAAATACCTGACACtgaaatattgattaaaaaaaattatgataaacgtgttaat gGTTTATATGAACATGGACAAGATGCTTTGAAGCAAAAGTTAGGAACATGTGTATGTTGTAACAGAATAACGCCCGTGAGATGTAGTAAATGTTATGCCTTCTATTGTAGCAAAGAATGTCAAATAACAGATTGGCCACGTCATAAAATTGAATGTCAACAAATACC tacACTGATAGAGGATGTAAAATCTTTATCAACGTCAAGCAGCGAAGAACAAATTAACGTAACGAACTTGGCACAAGCTCATAAAACATTACGTCGTCCAAAACAATCAATAGaagttttgttaaataaaaatgtagaaattGGAAATAACAAATGTATAGAAGTTAATAATACTGAATCTTCCGAGAAacaaaatgttgaaaataattttcaagttaagaatataaataaaaatgataagataGAACATAAAGAATACAAATTGGATACAACTGAAAAAGAAGTTGCAAATAAAtgtacaaacaaaaataattttgatgttacgaaaattgataaagataTAGTATTTCAAAAAGAcacatttttatcaaaagcAAGATTCACACAAGTTAAAATCATAGGATTTTCaggaagaagagaattttGGGTACACAAAGTGGACCAAGACATGATCTTTCAAGGAATGATGCTTGATTTGCAAAATATAGTTAAGAAAATGCCTAAAACAGATCCGATTATTGGTAATATATACGGTTACAAATTTGAAAATCTGTGGTATAgaacaaagataatatctCTCAATCCCATTAAGATTTTTTACATTGATCATGGCATTACTGAAACGgttgaaataaatgattttcgtGAAATCGACGATTTAAAGACCATGATACCatttacaagaaaaattcgtttaaataaaaatacaaaaaaaaaatatgaaaattttaaaataaatcacgTAATATATGTAAAGGTTATTGGTTATGAAGAAAATGTGATTATAGTAgatgtaaaaaatgaaaatggaaataGTAACAATCCAAATGGATCTTTCAAGTTCGAgtcacaatcaaatattaaaagttgTACAACAGTAACTAAGGATAGTACTTCTAAGATTACTTCCAATCTTTCTtcagacgaagaaagaaacaaaaacgaggataaaaaaaataaaaataaaacagtacCACATACGTTACCAAACGTGATTGACCTTTTATCAGTAAATTTATCTGGATTTTTGAAAGTTAATGTAGTACTCCAAAACAAAACATATGGGATTACCCTTCGACCAAGCGATTTGAATTGTGATTTCAAACGAATTGTAACAGAATTACCTGAAAAATGTGCTTctgtaaaattaaatcatgAATACAA ACCAAATATTGGAGAGTTAATATGTTGTCAAGAAGAGAATGGTGAATGGTATAGAGGTTATGCAGTAACTCTCCATCCAATAAAACAATTTGCAATATTGGATAAGACAAAAGTAATACCTGTTAAGAAAATTGTACCGTATCCTGCcgaatttcttaatatatgcatatttggTGTTGTCTGTGAAATAACTacagataattttaaattatca acaaataatcattatgaatttaaagtaataaattgtAAAGGTGAAGTTAGCATTGAAATTCAAATAGACGACAAAAATAAAGCAACAGGTATTTTAAGACGATGGGAACCAAAACCTGAACAAAGTGGCATTCAGTTATCTAAATTGAAAAATGGGTCTGAG GTTTGCATTACTTTTTATCACAGTCATTATTTAATGTATGTTCGCTCTCTGGAAACAGAAGATTcagagaaatttaataaactcATGCAAAGGCTTGCAAAATGTGCTCAATCtg CTGAATATCTCAAAGAGCCTCCGGTATTAGGGGAGATGATAATGGCACAAtacattgattataatttttatcgtgcAATTGTTACAAAGATACAGGGGAAAgaagtaaatatttcttatatagatTTTGGAAATACTGAAAAAATATCATGGAAGAAATTACGAATATTACCTGATGATTTGAAAATG CATCAATCATGTGCtgcaaaaatttgtttaaaagatGTACCAACTGATATTGTTATGACCAAAGAAGTGACGGATTATCTTCTTGATCTAACAGGTAGAGAAGTACctttaaaatgtaattttgaaTCCTTTAAAGATGGTGTATATTTAACTATGGCAAATGGAGAaagtattaatgataaaataaaaaaattacttgtACCAAgttgggaaaaagaaaatcatgaag ATAATAGAGTTTATCTGATAAACGATATGAATATAGTTCCTTTGGGAGATGTTGGTCAAACCGTTAATGTTTTGGTCTTGTCGACTATTAAAGAAGGTGTTGACTATTTCATGTGTCCTTTGGATATTGAAGTGATAACACATGTTCACGAAATTTTGCCCTCATTG ataaataaatactgtGAAAAAACGGATTATTATATTCCTCGAAAGAATGAGTTATGTTTAGGTTTGTACAATGATAATTGGTATCGCGCAGTATGTTTATCTCCAACGGGACCGACAGGTAAatctattgtattttatatcgattatggAAACTGCGAGGAAGTTCCACACAAAGATATTAGACCAATGATTCAAGATTTTTTAATACCATCTGCTCTTGCTAGCATGTGCACTATTGTTA ATTTGGCTCCAAAAGACGAAAATGGATCTTATTCTTCtgaagtattaaaaagaatttcggAATTAATTAATCCCAATGAAATTTGTCTAGCTAAAATCATTGATTTTGATAGCGAAGGAAATTATAGGATTGAACTTCCAGAT ttattcaagaaagaaaaaaaaaaaaataacgaaaaaggaaacaagaagaaTAATTCCATCTTGCTGATAAAATATCTTCCAGTCAAGATAgtgcaatataaaaaatgtttatag
- the LOC124954586 gene encoding uncharacterized protein LOC124954586 isoform X3, whose amino-acid sequence MAYFQSNEKTVNSTKAKEYRLYVANIPVELNKGGVLQIFKHYGTVSGLFYLPNTTWAFVTYGTYREAECAIRNLHDKPPLRLQISFGKKMIMEEINQEKIYIKESPEIYEDITQDYQYDEKAYIDIVEKGNHNNALYKRNFLPKISTDMYHANDGLLYPVPTDHYIYDPYENAETDYKNTLWARGKITVTNDGKRHVSYGRGYTSYEIPDTEILIKKNYDKRVNGLYEHGQDALKQKLGTCVCCNRITPVRCSKCYAFYCSKECQITDWPRHKIECQQIPTLIEDVKSLSTSSSEEQINVTNLAQAHKTLRRPKQSIEVLLNKNVEIGNNKCIEVNNTESSEKQNVENNFQVKNINKNDKIEHKEYKLDTTEKEVANKCTNKNNFDVTKIDKDIVFQKDTFLSKARFTQVKIIGFSGRREFWVHKVDQDMIFQGMMLDLQNIVKKMPKTDPIIGNIYGYKFENLWYRTKIISLNPIKIFYIDHGITETVEINDFREIDDLKTMIPFTRKIRLNKNTKKKYENFKINHVIYVKVIGYEENVIIVDVKNENGNSNNPNGSFKFESQSNIKSCTTVTKDSTSKITSNLSSDEERNKNEDKKNKNKTVPHTLPNVIDLLSVNLSGFLKVNVVLQNKTYGITLRPSDLNCDFKRIVTELPEKCASVKLNHEYKPNIGELICCQEENGEWYRGYAVTLHPIKQFAILDKTKVIPVKKIVPYPAEFLNICIFGVVCEITTDNFKLSTNNHYEFKVINCKGEVSIEIQIDDKNKATGILRRWEPKPEQSGIQLSKLKNGSEVCITFYHSHYLMYVRSLETEDSEKFNKLMQRLAKCAQSAEYLKEPPVLGEMIMAQYIDYNFYRAIVTKIQGKEVNISYIDFGNTEKISWKKLRILPDDLKMHQSCAAKICLKDVPTDIVMTKEVTDYLLDLTGREVPLKCNFESFKDGVYLTMANGESINDKIKKLLVPSWEKENHEDNRVYLINDMNIVPLGDVGQTVNVLVLSTIKEGVDYFMCPLDIEVITHVHEILPSLINKYCEKTDYYIPRKNELCLGLYNDNWYRAVCLSPTGPTGKSIVFYIDYGNCEEVPHKDIRPMIQDFLIPSALASMCTIVRKKKASDTGQIR is encoded by the exons ATGGCTTATTTtcaatcaaatgaaaaaacagTAAATTCCac CAAAGCGAAAGAGTATAGGCTCTATGTGGCTAATATACCTGTGGAACTAAACaag ggTGGCgttttgcaaatttttaaGCATTATGGAACAGTAAGTGGGCTTTTCTATCTTCCAAATACAACATGGGCTTTTGTTACGTATGGAACGTATCGTGAAGCTGAATGTGCTATTAGAAATCTTCATGATAAACCGCCATTACGTCTACAAATATCATTTggtaaaaaaatgataatggaagaaataaaccaggagaaaatatatattaaagaatctCCAGAAATTTATGAAGATATAACGCAAGATTATCAATATGATGAGAAAGCATA catAGATAttgtagaaaaaggaaaccaCAATAATGCACTTTATAAACGCAACTTTCTACCTAAAATATCTACTGATATGTATCATGCAAATGATGGTTTGTTATATCCAGTACCTActgatcattatatatatgatccaTATGAGAATGCAGAGactgattataaaaatacattatggGCAAG aggCAAAATAACAGTAACAAACGATGGAAAAAGACATGTTTCCTATGGACGTGGTTATACCTCATATGAAATACCTGACACtgaaatattgattaaaaaaaattatgataaacgtgttaat gGTTTATATGAACATGGACAAGATGCTTTGAAGCAAAAGTTAGGAACATGTGTATGTTGTAACAGAATAACGCCCGTGAGATGTAGTAAATGTTATGCCTTCTATTGTAGCAAAGAATGTCAAATAACAGATTGGCCACGTCATAAAATTGAATGTCAACAAATACC tacACTGATAGAGGATGTAAAATCTTTATCAACGTCAAGCAGCGAAGAACAAATTAACGTAACGAACTTGGCACAAGCTCATAAAACATTACGTCGTCCAAAACAATCAATAGaagttttgttaaataaaaatgtagaaattGGAAATAACAAATGTATAGAAGTTAATAATACTGAATCTTCCGAGAAacaaaatgttgaaaataattttcaagttaagaatataaataaaaatgataagataGAACATAAAGAATACAAATTGGATACAACTGAAAAAGAAGTTGCAAATAAAtgtacaaacaaaaataattttgatgttacgaaaattgataaagataTAGTATTTCAAAAAGAcacatttttatcaaaagcAAGATTCACACAAGTTAAAATCATAGGATTTTCaggaagaagagaattttGGGTACACAAAGTGGACCAAGACATGATCTTTCAAGGAATGATGCTTGATTTGCAAAATATAGTTAAGAAAATGCCTAAAACAGATCCGATTATTGGTAATATATACGGTTACAAATTTGAAAATCTGTGGTATAgaacaaagataatatctCTCAATCCCATTAAGATTTTTTACATTGATCATGGCATTACTGAAACGgttgaaataaatgattttcgtGAAATCGACGATTTAAAGACCATGATACCatttacaagaaaaattcgtttaaataaaaatacaaaaaaaaaatatgaaaattttaaaataaatcacgTAATATATGTAAAGGTTATTGGTTATGAAGAAAATGTGATTATAGTAgatgtaaaaaatgaaaatggaaataGTAACAATCCAAATGGATCTTTCAAGTTCGAgtcacaatcaaatattaaaagttgTACAACAGTAACTAAGGATAGTACTTCTAAGATTACTTCCAATCTTTCTtcagacgaagaaagaaacaaaaacgaggataaaaaaaataaaaataaaacagtacCACATACGTTACCAAACGTGATTGACCTTTTATCAGTAAATTTATCTGGATTTTTGAAAGTTAATGTAGTACTCCAAAACAAAACATATGGGATTACCCTTCGACCAAGCGATTTGAATTGTGATTTCAAACGAATTGTAACAGAATTACCTGAAAAATGTGCTTctgtaaaattaaatcatgAATACAA ACCAAATATTGGAGAGTTAATATGTTGTCAAGAAGAGAATGGTGAATGGTATAGAGGTTATGCAGTAACTCTCCATCCAATAAAACAATTTGCAATATTGGATAAGACAAAAGTAATACCTGTTAAGAAAATTGTACCGTATCCTGCcgaatttcttaatatatgcatatttggTGTTGTCTGTGAAATAACTacagataattttaaattatca acaaataatcattatgaatttaaagtaataaattgtAAAGGTGAAGTTAGCATTGAAATTCAAATAGACGACAAAAATAAAGCAACAGGTATTTTAAGACGATGGGAACCAAAACCTGAACAAAGTGGCATTCAGTTATCTAAATTGAAAAATGGGTCTGAG GTTTGCATTACTTTTTATCACAGTCATTATTTAATGTATGTTCGCTCTCTGGAAACAGAAGATTcagagaaatttaataaactcATGCAAAGGCTTGCAAAATGTGCTCAATCtg CTGAATATCTCAAAGAGCCTCCGGTATTAGGGGAGATGATAATGGCACAAtacattgattataatttttatcgtgcAATTGTTACAAAGATACAGGGGAAAgaagtaaatatttcttatatagatTTTGGAAATACTGAAAAAATATCATGGAAGAAATTACGAATATTACCTGATGATTTGAAAATG CATCAATCATGTGCtgcaaaaatttgtttaaaagatGTACCAACTGATATTGTTATGACCAAAGAAGTGACGGATTATCTTCTTGATCTAACAGGTAGAGAAGTACctttaaaatgtaattttgaaTCCTTTAAAGATGGTGTATATTTAACTATGGCAAATGGAGAaagtattaatgataaaataaaaaaattacttgtACCAAgttgggaaaaagaaaatcatgaag ATAATAGAGTTTATCTGATAAACGATATGAATATAGTTCCTTTGGGAGATGTTGGTCAAACCGTTAATGTTTTGGTCTTGTCGACTATTAAAGAAGGTGTTGACTATTTCATGTGTCCTTTGGATATTGAAGTGATAACACATGTTCACGAAATTTTGCCCTCATTG ataaataaatactgtGAAAAAACGGATTATTATATTCCTCGAAAGAATGAGTTATGTTTAGGTTTGTACAATGATAATTGGTATCGCGCAGTATGTTTATCTCCAACGGGACCGACAGGTAAatctattgtattttatatcgattatggAAACTGCGAGGAAGTTCCACACAAAGATATTAGACCAATGATTCAAGATTTTTTAATACCATCTGCTCTTGCTAGCATGTGCACTATTGTTA gaaaaaaaaaggcttCCGATACAGGACAAATACGATGA
- the LOC124954666 gene encoding oxysterol-binding protein-related protein 11: MNVQIRYPYEGLLHKYTNAMKGWQYRWFILSPETGELHYFLSESEKNQRPRCSIYLAGAVIAPSDEDSNTFTVNSATGDMIKLRATDARARQEWVDKLRAVTEMYTRAIASSHPPLPPREHSTNTSRNPVAKLEVLDAFANCQEQLRKVEKHNVALAQSIENSNMNLDPDLLVLKAMAHTTLHTLNQCLNILYQ, encoded by the exons ATGAATGTTCAAATAAGGTACCCTTACGAGggtttattacataaatacacaaaCGCGATGAAAGGATGGCAATATCGTTGGTTTATCCTTAGTCCTGAAACCGGTgaattacattattttcttagTGAATCCGAAAAAAACCAACGACCACGTTGTTCCATATATTTAGCCGGAGCAGTTATAGCACCTAGCGATGAAGACTCTAATACTTTTACTGTTAATTCTGCAACAG GAGATATGATCAAATTAAGAGCTACCGATGCTAGAGCTCGACAGGAATGGGTGGACAAATTGCGAGCAGTTACAGAAATGTATACAAGAGCAATAGCTAGTAGTCATCCTCCATTACCACCTAGAGAACATTCCACGAATACCAGTAGAAATCCTGTTGCCAAATTAGAAGTCCTCGATGCCTTTGCTAATTGCCAGGAGCAATTAAGAAAAGTGGAAAAACATAATGTTGCACTTGCACaatcaattgaaaattcaaatatgaACTTAGATCCAGATTTATTAGTTCTTAAAGCTATGGCTCATACAACGTTACATACGTTAAATCAATgccttaatatattataccaaTGA